A single region of the Novosphingobium sp. genome encodes:
- a CDS encoding TolC family protein, translating into MNRALLAAALLLAPLSAPGPVSAETLGEAIADAWRNNPTLGEARARQQALEQSPEKARAAGRLTAGVDATGGYDHVNYGKGGGGTVTASLSVWMGGRVSSAVRVAQGNVAAGAEGLRDSEAAVLEAVVGAYADVLYSQQAVEVAGADIGLLDAQVSEARARFDRGQATRTDVAQLQAQKASAEATLAQAGATLAGVVASYRALVGHEPGVLVAALPVPGALPATPQEARAQAQRANPLVRQQQRTAQADAAGIDQQKAERLPTLTLGGSYGYEGGTVQPGVTIAAFGGVTLHVPLLTGGLVRAKVREAEAIHRADLFATAAAQREAERAADTAWANLAAARSRILANQARVDAADLALKGVRAEYGFSLRSTLDILIADEALRAAQLALAQSRADVLIAQAALLRAVGRLYDGSF; encoded by the coding sequence ATGAATAGGGCGCTGCTGGCCGCCGCGCTGCTGCTGGCGCCGTTGTCGGCTCCTGGCCCGGTCAGCGCGGAAACGCTGGGCGAGGCCATCGCCGATGCCTGGCGCAACAATCCGACCCTGGGCGAGGCGCGGGCCCGCCAGCAGGCGCTGGAGCAAAGCCCGGAGAAAGCGCGTGCCGCCGGTCGGCTCACGGCTGGGGTGGATGCCACGGGGGGTTATGACCATGTCAATTACGGCAAGGGCGGCGGGGGCACGGTAACCGCCAGCCTGTCGGTGTGGATGGGGGGCCGCGTGTCCTCGGCGGTGCGTGTGGCGCAGGGTAATGTGGCGGCGGGCGCCGAGGGGTTGCGTGACAGCGAGGCGGCGGTGCTGGAGGCGGTGGTCGGTGCCTATGCCGATGTGCTCTACAGCCAGCAGGCGGTCGAGGTAGCCGGGGCGGATATCGGCCTGCTCGACGCGCAGGTGAGCGAGGCGCGGGCCCGTTTTGATCGGGGGCAGGCGACCCGCACCGATGTCGCCCAGTTGCAGGCGCAAAAGGCTTCCGCCGAGGCGACGCTAGCGCAGGCCGGGGCCACCTTGGCGGGCGTGGTGGCAAGCTATCGCGCGCTGGTCGGGCATGAGCCGGGGGTGCTGGTGGCCGCGCTCCCAGTGCCGGGCGCCTTGCCCGCCACGCCGCAGGAGGCGCGCGCGCAGGCGCAGCGGGCCAATCCGCTGGTCCGCCAGCAGCAGCGCACCGCGCAGGCTGATGCCGCCGGGATCGACCAGCAAAAGGCCGAAAGGCTGCCGACGCTGACGCTGGGCGGCAGCTATGGCTATGAGGGCGGCACGGTGCAGCCCGGCGTCACCATCGCCGCTTTTGGCGGTGTCACATTGCATGTGCCGCTGCTGACCGGAGGGCTGGTGCGGGCTAAGGTGCGCGAGGCCGAGGCGATCCACCGCGCCGATCTCTTCGCCACCGCCGCGGCCCAGCGTGAGGCCGAGCGTGCCGCCGACACGGCCTGGGCCAATCTGGCCGCCGCGCGCAGCCGCATTCTGGCCAACCAGGCGCGGGTCGATGCCGCCGATCTGGCGCTCAAGGGCGTGCGTGCCGAATATGGCTTTTCCTTGCGCTCCACGCTGGACATTCTGATCGCGGACGAGGCCTTGCGCGCGGCCCAGTTGGCGTTAGCCCAGAGCCGGGCTGATGTGCTGATCGCTCAGGCAGCCTTGTTACGCGCCGTGGGCAGGCTGTACGATGGAAGCTTCTAA